The Takifugu rubripes chromosome 3, fTakRub1.2, whole genome shotgun sequence genome contains a region encoding:
- the slc66a1 gene encoding lysosomal amino acid transporter 1 homolog isoform X2: MTSLTQNIRTDGVLTRSTLGAAADTNFTSLCPNGSQWVWEGLGECAQDARDMASIYLGLLSILCFMVSSIPQCYSSCKTGNMNRALSIWFLLLWLGGDSCNLIGSFLADQLPLQTYTAIYYVLADLGMLSLYFYYKIKNKMAENRTVLLAVGMICVIGSSTSWVVLPGFSNHQQINPSVLRSRTLLSTTDYAAVKSFPPKEIVGFSIGSVSSVLYLCSRLPQIFTNFKRKSTEGVSYFLFALVILGNTLYGLSILLKNPDWDQGEKSYLVHHLPWLIGSLGTLTLDLIISLQFMIYRRNVTMEDGSIDETTVLITA, from the exons ATGACATCGTTGACACAG AATATACGGACAGATGGAGTTCTCACACGGAGCACTTtaggagcagctgctgacacCAACTTTACTTCCCTTTGCCCTAATGGATCCCAGTGGGTTTGGGAAGGGTTGGGGGAATGTGCCCAGGATGCCAGGGACATGGCCAGCATCTACTTAggcctcctctccatcctctgctTCATGGTTTCCTCCATCCC ACAATGCTACAGCTCATGCAAAACGGGGAATATGAACCGTGCCCTTTCAATTTGGTTCCTGTTGCTGTGGTTGGGAGGCGACTCTTGCAATTTGATCGGCTCCTTCTTGGCAGATCAACTCCCACTTCAG ACGTACACAGCAATATACTACGTTCTTGCTGACTTGGGGATGCTAAGTCTGTATTTTTACTACAAGATAAAGAACAAAATGGCTGAAA ACAGGACAGTTTTGCTTGCGGTTGGTATGATTTGTGTCATTGGCTCCAGCACGAGCTGGGTTGTTCTTCCTGGATTCAGTAACCACCAGCAAATAAATCCATCTGTGCTTAGAAGCCGAACACTTCTCTCAACCACTGATTATGCTGCTGTCAAG tCATTCCCCCCTAAAGAGATTGTCGGTTTCTCCATTGGTTCAGTATCATCAGTCCTGTATCTGTGTTCCAGATTACCTCAGATATTCACTAAT TTCAAGAGGAAGTCGACAGAGGGAGTTtcttacttcctgtttgcgcTGGTCATCCTGGGAAACACCCTGTACGGCCTGAGCATTCTCCTGAAGAACCCCGATTGGGATCAGGGCGAGAAAAGCTACCTGGTGCATCACCTACCCTGGCTCATCGGCAGCCTCGGCACCCTGACGTTAGACCTTATT ATCTCACTCCAGTTCATGATTTACCGCAGAAACGTCACCATGGAGGACGGGAGCATAGATGAGACCACGGTTCTGATCACAGCTTAA
- the slc66a1 gene encoding lysosomal amino acid transporter 1 homolog isoform X1 has protein sequence MTSLTQQNIRTDGVLTRSTLGAAADTNFTSLCPNGSQWVWEGLGECAQDARDMASIYLGLLSILCFMVSSIPQCYSSCKTGNMNRALSIWFLLLWLGGDSCNLIGSFLADQLPLQTYTAIYYVLADLGMLSLYFYYKIKNKMAENRTVLLAVGMICVIGSSTSWVVLPGFSNHQQINPSVLRSRTLLSTTDYAAVKSFPPKEIVGFSIGSVSSVLYLCSRLPQIFTNFKRKSTEGVSYFLFALVILGNTLYGLSILLKNPDWDQGEKSYLVHHLPWLIGSLGTLTLDLIISLQFMIYRRNVTMEDGSIDETTVLITA, from the exons ATGACATCGTTGACACAG CAGAATATACGGACAGATGGAGTTCTCACACGGAGCACTTtaggagcagctgctgacacCAACTTTACTTCCCTTTGCCCTAATGGATCCCAGTGGGTTTGGGAAGGGTTGGGGGAATGTGCCCAGGATGCCAGGGACATGGCCAGCATCTACTTAggcctcctctccatcctctgctTCATGGTTTCCTCCATCCC ACAATGCTACAGCTCATGCAAAACGGGGAATATGAACCGTGCCCTTTCAATTTGGTTCCTGTTGCTGTGGTTGGGAGGCGACTCTTGCAATTTGATCGGCTCCTTCTTGGCAGATCAACTCCCACTTCAG ACGTACACAGCAATATACTACGTTCTTGCTGACTTGGGGATGCTAAGTCTGTATTTTTACTACAAGATAAAGAACAAAATGGCTGAAA ACAGGACAGTTTTGCTTGCGGTTGGTATGATTTGTGTCATTGGCTCCAGCACGAGCTGGGTTGTTCTTCCTGGATTCAGTAACCACCAGCAAATAAATCCATCTGTGCTTAGAAGCCGAACACTTCTCTCAACCACTGATTATGCTGCTGTCAAG tCATTCCCCCCTAAAGAGATTGTCGGTTTCTCCATTGGTTCAGTATCATCAGTCCTGTATCTGTGTTCCAGATTACCTCAGATATTCACTAAT TTCAAGAGGAAGTCGACAGAGGGAGTTtcttacttcctgtttgcgcTGGTCATCCTGGGAAACACCCTGTACGGCCTGAGCATTCTCCTGAAGAACCCCGATTGGGATCAGGGCGAGAAAAGCTACCTGGTGCATCACCTACCCTGGCTCATCGGCAGCCTCGGCACCCTGACGTTAGACCTTATT ATCTCACTCCAGTTCATGATTTACCGCAGAAACGTCACCATGGAGGACGGGAGCATAGATGAGACCACGGTTCTGATCACAGCTTAA
- the slc66a1 gene encoding lysosomal amino acid transporter 1 homolog isoform X3 — MASIYLGLLSILCFMVSSIPQCYSSCKTGNMNRALSIWFLLLWLGGDSCNLIGSFLADQLPLQTYTAIYYVLADLGMLSLYFYYKIKNKMAENRTVLLAVGMICVIGSSTSWVVLPGFSNHQQINPSVLRSRTLLSTTDYAAVKSFPPKEIVGFSIGSVSSVLYLCSRLPQIFTNFKRKSTEGVSYFLFALVILGNTLYGLSILLKNPDWDQGEKSYLVHHLPWLIGSLGTLTLDLIISLQFMIYRRNVTMEDGSIDETTVLITA, encoded by the exons ATGGCCAGCATCTACTTAggcctcctctccatcctctgctTCATGGTTTCCTCCATCCC ACAATGCTACAGCTCATGCAAAACGGGGAATATGAACCGTGCCCTTTCAATTTGGTTCCTGTTGCTGTGGTTGGGAGGCGACTCTTGCAATTTGATCGGCTCCTTCTTGGCAGATCAACTCCCACTTCAG ACGTACACAGCAATATACTACGTTCTTGCTGACTTGGGGATGCTAAGTCTGTATTTTTACTACAAGATAAAGAACAAAATGGCTGAAA ACAGGACAGTTTTGCTTGCGGTTGGTATGATTTGTGTCATTGGCTCCAGCACGAGCTGGGTTGTTCTTCCTGGATTCAGTAACCACCAGCAAATAAATCCATCTGTGCTTAGAAGCCGAACACTTCTCTCAACCACTGATTATGCTGCTGTCAAG tCATTCCCCCCTAAAGAGATTGTCGGTTTCTCCATTGGTTCAGTATCATCAGTCCTGTATCTGTGTTCCAGATTACCTCAGATATTCACTAAT TTCAAGAGGAAGTCGACAGAGGGAGTTtcttacttcctgtttgcgcTGGTCATCCTGGGAAACACCCTGTACGGCCTGAGCATTCTCCTGAAGAACCCCGATTGGGATCAGGGCGAGAAAAGCTACCTGGTGCATCACCTACCCTGGCTCATCGGCAGCCTCGGCACCCTGACGTTAGACCTTATT ATCTCACTCCAGTTCATGATTTACCGCAGAAACGTCACCATGGAGGACGGGAGCATAGATGAGACCACGGTTCTGATCACAGCTTAA
- the nr1h5 gene encoding nuclear receptor subfamily 1, group H, member 5 encodes MREWSELEMSFTAGGFLSPSDSYCSAEQQLQYYDMLAEPLGYPLQDPDLQFFPYSQQQYNHVNMPFSIYGSSPSSTSSPTSSSSSSSSSSQPYHLPYHYSPYCLEPPCDPTPEPPCDGPVQGHGMVGLPLGRRTRMALGAKGRGQDELCVVCGDKASGYHYNALTCEGCKGFFRRSVTKKAVYHCKSGGSCEMDMYMRRKCQDCRLRKCRAVGMLAECLLTEVQCQSKRLRKGGKARGQEEEEQADSRRVSSGSRLPAQVPAGLTREQRYTVDRMVEAHRLYRMEDGSHSRLLEWSYTEEGESDLASPHIQRLLQFARTVPGFELLDFSDQSCLLSFSSLEVTFLLSAQHFGQNPTSSSPALQLFNPSTHAWLRNAATKQHSRTSVSSGGSSQDLLGPVLNFFQSMATLRVTETEYTLLTATVLLCSDRAPLQAAHCVEKLQEVVLDLLSRACRAPGGAARGGPQRFGRLLGRLTELRTLHHNYLLLTRQQPGLLMEIT; translated from the exons ATGAGAGAGTGGAGCGAGCTGGAGATGAGCTTCACGGCGGGAGGGTTCCTGTCCCCCTCGGATAGCTACTGCTCCgcggagcagcagctccagtattATG ACATGCTGGCCGAGCCCCTGGGTTACCCCCTGCAGGACCCGGACCTCCAGTTCTTCCCTTACAGCCAGCAGCAGTACAATCATGTCAATATGCCCTTTTCCATCTATGGCTCTTCGccatcctccacctcctctcccacctcctcctcttcctcctcctcctcctcctcccagccgTATCACCTGCCGTACCACTACAGCCCCTACTGCTTGGAGCCCCCTTGCGACCCCACCCCTGAGCCCCCCTGCGACGGCCCGGTTCAGGGCCACGGGATGGTGGGCTTGCCCCTGGGGCGGAGGACGCGGATGGCTCTGGGGGCCAAGGGCAGAGGTCAGGACGagctgtgtgtggtgtgtggtgacAAAGCATCGGGGTATCACTACAACGCTCTCACCTGCGAGGGATGCAAAG GTTTCTTCCGGCGCAGCGTGACTAAAAAAGCCGTATACCACTGCAAGAGCGGCGGCAGCTGCGAGATGGACATGTACATGAGGAGGAAGTGCCAAGACTGCCGGCTGAGGAAGTGCCGCGCCGTGGGAATGCTGGCCGAGT GCCTTCTGACGGAGGTGCAGTGCCAGTCCAAACGGCTGAGGAAAGGCGGCAAAGCCCggggccaggaggaggaggagcaggcagacagcaggaggGTCAGCTCCGGCAGCAGGCTACCTGCACAG GTCCCTGCTGGTCTAACACGAGAGCAGCGGTACACCGTGGACAGGATGGTGGAGGCCCATCGACTGTACCGGATGGAGGACGGCAGCCACAGCAGG TTGTTGGAATGGTCGTATACGGAGGAAGGCGAGTCGGATTTAGCGTCCCCCCACATCCAGAGGCTTCTGCAGTTTGCCAGAACAGTCCCAG GTTTCGAGCTGCTGGATTTCTCCGACCAAAGCTGCCTCCTGTCCTTCTCTTCCCTGGAGGTCACCTTCCTGCTCTCGGCTCAGCACTTCGGCCAAAACCCAAccagctccagtccag CCCTGCAGCTGTTTAACCCGTCTACACACGCCTGGTTGAGGAACGCAGCAACCAAGCAACACAGTCGGACGTCAGTCAGTTCAG GAGGAAGCAGCCAGGATCTTCTCGGGCCGGTGCTCAACTTCTTCCAGAGCATGGCAACGCTGCGGGTGACGGAGACCGAGTACACACTCCTCACCGCTACAgttctgctctgctcag ACCGAGCGCCCCTGCAGGCGGCACACTGCGTGGAGAAACTGCAGGAAGtggtcctggacctgctgtCCAGGGCGTGCAGGGCCCCAGGCGGAGCTGCGCGAGGGGGCCCACAGCGGTTCGGCCGCCTGCTGGGCCGGCTGACAGAGCTGCGGACCCtccaccacaactacctcctcCTGACAAGGCAGCAGCCGGGACTCTTGATGGAAATAACATAG
- the brpf3b gene encoding bromodomain and PHD finger-containing protein 3, translating into MRKPRRKGQVAAGGAAHVSKTNGIAGGRGGNRQRSPSPYSLKASPSRETLTYAQAQKVVEVELEGRLHRISILEPLEVVTEDEIKAQDITECNSNKENSKQPLSPTKSAQPVRKAITPRGRRKDSRCPVKTSKTSKNHHPGSQPQTPEKLPSSYLDKMNLPDPKFRVLETFVPVEAPPLPTAYYRYIERLPEELDVIAEYDMDEEDTAWLEMVNAGRTTEGSSAVSPDTFELLVDRLEEEAYQEARNRVPAQNTIEDDAFCCVCLDDECLNSNVILFCDSCNLAVHQECYGVPYIPEGQWLCRCCLQSPQKPVDCVLCPNHGGAFKQTSDGRWAHVVCAIWIPEVCFANTVFLEPIEGVGNIPTARWKLTCYLCKQKGHGASIQCQKANCYTAFHVTCAQRAGLFMKIEPVREINVNGTTFSVKKTAFCEAHSPAGQESNSDEDSEGRVVGSRGRASRGRSAYAECPATPKKGRKSEDDAKRDKKKGKKSTEAVAQVTVPQIPTSRLNVICKGIIFQRKNQFVQRLHSYWLLKRHSRNGVPLVRRLHSHFQAQKNPEQPEVDEKVSAARETLRYWQKLRHDLEKARLLVELIRKREKLKREQVKVHQTVLELQLTPMLVLLRSTLEQLQEKDTSLIFAQPVDVKEVPDYPEFISQPMDFSTMQSKLESHAYRSVADLECDFNLMISNCLLYNTKDTIYHRTALRLRELGGAVLRHAQRQATSTGFDEGTGMLLLESPQKRDFYSCTWEDVDSMLDPDNRVHMTVEEQLKELLEKLDFVTSMRCSGARTKRIRLLRREINNIRYRQGQHPRNSLLNGRLKEEDEDDDEEEEGDKESKADNGLSPSDKEDFKSSSPPTLEPTGPAPPPRQGDMPLEPPTLRPITGEPQSPGWPCKRPKLEDDLSDGTAQNINCTNAQERPASPPPILHMEGQAVANGLPELGSPRRVTTGGVGRRTSVLFKKAKNGAKLFRERDGLFLNGKGPQGDAPRSTTAPSSAASTPSSTPASTPSKTPQKSPAPLILNEEWTPTVLRSNTEPEIPKNTLESGLTNGCSKHKDGESDSESQPCPVLKKEMCSPLKRSLGKPALSKVPFPEIVNGDSDYTGTGCRTSEDEPELEPLELVWAKCRGYPSYPALVIDPEMPEEGVLHNGVPIPVPPKDVLHLGEQRQEEANERLYLVLFFDNKRTWQWLPRDKVTPLGLDDTADKLRIMEGRKSSIRKSVQVAYDRAMIHQSRVSHNNGFVASNFL; encoded by the exons ATGAGGAAGCCACGCCGAAAAGGCCaggtggctgcaggaggtgcagctcATGTCTCTAAAACCAATGGCATAGCTGGGGGACGTGGGGGGAACCGCCAGCGATCCCCATCCCCTTACAGCCTCAAAGCATCTCCCAGCAGAGAGACTCTGACTTACGCCCAGGCTcagaaggtggtggaggtggaactAGAGGGTAGGCTTCACCGCATTTCCATTCTGGAGCCCTTGGAAGTCGTCACAGAAGATGAAATCAAGGCTCAGGATATTACTGAGTGTAACAGCAACAAAGAGAACAGTAAGCAGCCATTATCCCCCACCAAAAGTGCCCAACCAGTCCGCAAAGCGATCACACCGAGAGGCCGCCGAAAAGACTCTAGATGCCCGGTAAAGACCTCAAAGACCTCCAAAAACCATCACCCCGGTTCTCAGCCACAAACCCCGGAGAAGTTGCCTTCCTCGTACCTCGACAAAATGAATCTACCTGATCCCAAGTTTCGTGTTTTGGAAACGTTCGTCCCTGTCGAAGCTCCTCCCCTGCCCACAGCATATTACCGGTACATCGAACGCTTGCCCGAGGAGCTCGACGTCATTGCAGAGTACGACATGGACGAAGAGGACACGGCGTGGCTGGAGATGGTGAACGCCGGCCGGACAACGGAGGGATCTTCGGCCGTCTCCCCGGACACTTTCGAGCTCCTGGTAGACCGGCTGGAAGAGGAGGCTTATCAGGAAGCCCGTAATCGGGTGCCTGCCCAGAACACTATTGAAGACGATGCCTTTTGCTGCGTGTGCCTGGATGACGAATGCTTAAACAGCAATGTCATTCTCTTTTGTGACTCCTGTAACCTCGCTGTGCACCAGGAGTGCTACGGAGTACCCTACATCCCCGAGGGCCAGTGGCTGTGCCGCTGCTGCCTCCAGTCTCCTCAGAAACCCGTTGACTGCGTTCTTTGTCCGAACCACGGCGGGGCATTCAAGCAGACAAGCGACGGACGCTGGGCGCATGTCGTCTGTGCCATCTGGATCCCTGAAGTCTGCTTCGCCAACACGGTTTTTTTAGAACCGATCGAAGGGGTTGGCAACATTCCAACGGCACGCTGGAAGCTGACCTGCTACCTGTGCAAGCAGAAAGGCCACGGCGCGTCCATCCAGTGCCAAAAGGCCAACTGTTACACTGCATTTCACGTCACCTGTGCTCAGCGGGCCGGCCTGTTTATGAAGATCGAACCCGTGCGAGAGATTAACGTCAATGGGACCACGTTCTCTGTTAAGAAGACCGCGTTCTGCGAGGCTCATTCTCCTGCAGGGCAGGAGAGCAACTCGGACGAGGATAGCGAAGGGAGAGTGgtgggcagcagagggagggcCAGCCGAGGACGGAGTGCCTACGCGGAGTGTCCTGCAACACCAAAAAAAGGCAGGAAATCCGAAGATGATGCCAAGAGGGATaaaaagaaagggaagaaaagcaCGGAGGCGGTAGCACAAGTGACGGTGCCTCAAATCCCCACGAGCAG GCTGAACGTCATTTGCAAGGGAATCATTTTCCAGAGGAAAAACCAGTTCGTGCAGCGGCTGCATAGCTACTGGTTACTAAAACGCCACTCCAGGAATGGCGTGCCACTCGTTCGGCGGTTGCACTCTCATTTTCAGGCCCAGAAGAATCCAGAACAG CCGGAGGTGGATGAGAAGGTCTCTGCTGCAAGAGAAACCCTAAGATATTGGCAGAAGCTGCGCCATGACCTGGAAAAGGCCAGACTTTTGGTGGAGCTCATCCGCAAGCGGGAGAAACTCAAACGGGAACAG GTCAAAGTTCATCAGACagtcctggagctgcagctgacgCCCATGTTGGTGCTCCTCCGCTCCAccctggagcagctccaggagaaGGACACATCTCTGATCTTTGCACAGCCGGTGGACGTCAAGGAG GTTCCAGACTACCCAGAGTTCATCAGCCAGCCCATGGACTTCTCGACTATGCAATCCAAGCTGGAGAGTCACGCCTATCGCTCGGTGGCTGACCTGGAATGCGATTTCAACCTGATGATCTCCAACTGCCTCCTGTACAACACCAAGGACACCATCTACCACCGGACAGCGCTGCGGCTTCGGGAACTAGGGGGAGCTGTGTTGCGTCACGCCCAACGGCAAGCCACCAGCACTGGCTTTGATGAAGGCACGGGCATGCTTCTCCTCGAGTCGCCACAGAAACGGGACTTTTACAGCTGCACGTGGGAGGATG TCGACAGCATGCTGGACCCAGACAACCGAGTCCATATGAccgtggaggagcagctgaaagagctgctggaaAAGCTGGACTTCGTCACGTCCATGCGATGCAGCGGCGCTAGGACGAAGCGCATCCGCCTCCTCCGCCGAGAGATAAACAACATCCGCTACAGGCAGGGCCAGCACCCGCGCAACAGCCTCCTCAACGGCCGTCTcaaagaagaggacgaggacgacgacgaagaggaagagggcgACAAGGAGTCCAAAGCAGACAACGGTCTGTCACCTTCAGACAAAG AAGACTTCAAATCTTCATCGCCTCCGACGCTAGAACCGACAGGGCCAGCTCCTCCGCCACGCCAGGGAGACATGCCTCTGGAACCGCCCACCTTGCGGCCCATCACAGGGGAGCCCCAGTCCCCCGGTTGGCCCTGCAAACGCCCGAAGCTGGAGGACGACCTCTCGGACGGCACGGCACAGAACATTAATTGCACTAACGCGCAGGAGCGGCCGGCGTCGCCACCTCCCATTTTGCACATGGAAGGACAGGCGGTGGCCAACGGCCTTCCGGAACTCGGCTCGCCGCGGCGGGTTACCACGGGCGGGGTAGGAAGACGGACCTCTGTCTTGTTCAAGAAGGCGAAAAATGGAGCCAAGCTTTTTAGAGAGAGGGACGGACTGTTTCTGAATGGAAAGGGTCCTCAAGGTGATGCTCCACGCAGCACGACGGCCCCCAGCTCTGCAGCCAGCACCCCTTCTTCCACGCCTGCGTCCACACCATCCAAGACCCCGCAGAAAAGCCCCGCGCCCCTCATCCTCAATGAAGAATGGACCCCTACAGTCCTCCGCTCAAATACTGAACCCGAGATACCAAAAAACACACTGGAGAGTG ggCTGACCAACGGTTGTAGTAAGCATAAAGACGGCGAGTCCGACTCTGAGTCCCAGCCTTGTCCAGtccttaaaaaagaaat GTGCTCACCACTCAAACGGAGCCTCGGGAAACCAGCTCTTTCCAAAGTCCCCTTCCCAGAAATCGTAAACGGCGATTCCGACTACACTG GAACCGGCTGCCGAACATCTGAGGACGAGCCGGAGCTGGAGCCTCTGGAGCTGGTGTGGGCTAAATGTCGTGGATATCCATCCTATCCCGCTCTG GTCATCGATCCAGAGATGCCTGAGGAGGGCGTGCTCCACAACGGGGTGCCCATCCCCGTCCCGCCCAAGGACGTGCTCCATCTGGGGGAGCAGCGCCAGGAGGAGGCCAACGAGAGGCTCTATCTGGTGCTCTTCTTCGACAACAAGCGGACCTG GCAGTGGCTCCCGCGCGACAAGGTGACGCCTCTGGGCTTGGACGACACGGCCGACAAACTGCGGATCATGGAGGGCCGCAAGTCCAGCATCCGCAAGTCCGTTCAGGTGGCGTACGACCGCGCCATGATCCACCAGAGCCGGGTCAGCCACAACAACGGCTTTGTGGCCTCCAACTTCCTGTAG